A window of Bacteroidota bacterium contains these coding sequences:
- a CDS encoding T9SS type A sorting domain-containing protein, translating into MKTKFIFFLSLIFIHCYCSAQYIGVKARYSETRLVDDFPNPPKRENHLILSFYEVTGVSVYTPVSLSNYDIWIEKQGLQYGSLIGGVLDSSGNNYPNYPWTAPKVVSYYNSYVGNYIDCGPSATTHYVVNGHELDCGFITVSYWDVDNGTGNPYEAFPAPNVCLPYYQFPHPYAALPGNVNFEWPILPGPPYNFYNFSCMGSPLQLVIRGVIPQGGGNFEIPLPVLFSNVSGEIVSSDSTMVSWSNLSESNILHYEIESSVDGNAFLSSGIVPATGNNGNRVDYRFSISSLAYKTYYRIKAIEVNGSFFYSKVINVSKPLVVSSESFSVYPNPVTSDQVTMRLRNAEPGRYIFFILTSQGLHVKQKMIEHNGGDLVRQIELNGLTNGTYQLTLQSPSKKYSQKIIYVN; encoded by the coding sequence ATGAAAACTAAATTTATCTTTTTTCTTTCTTTGATTTTTATTCATTGTTATTGCTCTGCACAGTATATCGGTGTGAAGGCAAGGTACTCCGAAACAAGATTGGTTGATGACTTCCCGAATCCTCCGAAACGTGAGAATCATTTGATCTTATCATTTTATGAAGTTACCGGGGTGAGTGTCTATACACCGGTTAGTTTGTCAAATTATGATATCTGGATCGAAAAACAAGGCTTGCAATATGGAAGTCTCATAGGAGGTGTACTTGATTCAAGCGGTAATAACTATCCCAATTATCCATGGACTGCACCCAAGGTTGTGTCTTATTATAATTCTTATGTTGGAAATTATATTGATTGCGGTCCAAGCGCCACTACACATTATGTTGTTAACGGCCATGAATTAGATTGCGGATTCATTACTGTTTCTTATTGGGATGTTGATAATGGAACAGGTAATCCCTATGAAGCTTTCCCAGCACCGAATGTTTGTCTTCCATACTATCAATTTCCGCATCCATATGCTGCATTACCGGGGAATGTAAATTTTGAATGGCCAATTCTTCCTGGTCCACCCTATAATTTTTACAATTTTTCGTGTATGGGAAGTCCGCTACAATTAGTTATACGTGGAGTGATTCCGCAAGGTGGGGGTAATTTTGAAATTCCGCTGCCGGTATTATTCTCGAATGTAAGTGGTGAGATCGTTAGCTCCGACAGTACGATGGTCTCATGGTCCAACTTAAGTGAATCAAATATCCTGCATTACGAAATTGAAAGCTCTGTTGATGGAAATGCGTTTCTTAGTTCGGGTATTGTGCCTGCTACAGGAAATAATGGAAATAGAGTAGACTACCGGTTTTCTATTTCTTCTCTGGCTTATAAAACTTATTATAGAATTAAGGCAATTGAAGTTAACGGTTCCTTTTTTTATAGCAAGGTGATCAATGTCAGCAAGCCTTTGGTTGTTAGTTCCGAAAGTTTTTCAGTATATCCAAACCCGGTGACAAGTGACCAGGTTACAATGAGGTTGCGTAATGCAGAACCCGGACGTTATATCTTTTTTATTCTTACCTCACAAGGACTGCATGTAAAACAAAAAATGATCGAACATAACGGAGGTGACCTTGTGCGGCAGATAGAATTGAATGGGCTGACCAACGGAACTTATCAATTGACACTTCAGTCACCGAGCAAAAAATATTCTCAAAAAATCATCTATGTCAACTAG
- a CDS encoding DUF4134 domain-containing protein gives MKKLNVFFLLLTIAVIVNGQDGNAGINEANTKVRSYFAAGTNLMYAVGAVVGLIGAVKVYSKWNSGDPDTGKVAAAWFGSCVFLVVVATVIRSFFGV, from the coding sequence ATGAAAAAATTGAATGTTTTCTTTCTCTTATTGACCATCGCTGTTATTGTAAACGGCCAGGATGGTAATGCCGGTATCAATGAAGCGAATACGAAAGTGAGAAGTTATTTCGCCGCCGGTACCAATTTAATGTATGCCGTCGGTGCAGTAGTCGGACTCATCGGAGCAGTGAAGGTCTATTCCAAATGGAACAGCGGTGATCCTGACACCGGTAAAGTTGCTGCGGCCTGGTTTGGTAGCTGTGTTTTCCTTGTAGTCGTTGCCACTGTCATCCGATCCTTTTTTGGTGTTTAA